In a genomic window of Kwoniella mangroviensis CBS 8507 chromosome 2, whole genome shotgun sequence:
- a CDS encoding serine-tRNA ligase: MIDLIHFQTEKGGNPDVVRESQKKRGASVELVDEVIEIFGAHKQAQFEKEGAQRELNALQKEIGQIKKAKGDASELLAKKAELDKKIADLVTKTNELVTLRDKKAGLIGNIVDERNAVSMNEDDNAILRVWHPEPNHKGNSGTGLALEDKSEGILSHHEVLYRLEAYDTDRGVKVFGHRGFYLTNDGVDLNQALISYGLDFLRKKSYKKIQPPFMIKKDIMAATAQLSEFDEALYKVTGDSEDKYLIATSEQPISAMHMDENIPPQNLPYRYAGYSTCFRKEAGSHGKDTWGIFRVHQFEKVEQFIICEPENSPAELDRMVETSREFYESLEIPYRVVNIVSGALNNAASIKYDLEAWFPFQGEYKELVSCSNCTDYQSRSLNVRLGFKTKDTKVGFVHMLNGTLCATERALCCIVENYQTPEGLRIPKVLQPYMQGREFLPYTAELPKGTTSQKQKK; encoded by the exons atgatcgaccTTATTCACT TCCAAACTGAGAAAGGAGGTAATCCCGATGTCGTCCGTGAAtcccagaagaagagaggagcAAGTGtggaattggtagatgaggtgattgagatcTTTGGCGCTCACAAACAAG CCCAGTtcgagaaagaaggtgcCCAACGTGAATTGAACGCCCTTCAAAAAGAGATTGGACAAATCAAGAAGGCCAAAGGAGATGCTTCAGAATTGTTAGCCAAGAAAGCGGAACTGGACAAGAAGATTGCGGATTTAGTTACCAAGACGAATGAATTGGTCACGCTGAGAGATAAGAAAGCTGGTTTGATTGGGAATATCgttgatgagaggaatgCTGTTTCGatgaacgag GATGACAACGCTATCCTGCGAGTATGGCACCCCGAGCCCAACCACAAAGGTAATTCCGGTACCGGTCTAGCTTTAGAAGATAAATCAGAAGGTATATTATCCCATCACGAGGTTTTATACAGATTAGAAGCGTACGATACCGATAGGGGTGTCAAGGTCTTTGGACATCGTGGTTTTTACTTGACCAACGATGGTGTAGATCTCAATcaagctttgatctcttacGGATTGGATTTCTTGAGGAAAAAATCTTACAAGAAAATTCAACCTCCTTTCATGATTAAGAAAGATATCATGGCTGCCACTGCTCAATTATCCGAATTCGACGAAGCGTTATACAAAGTTACTGGTGATTCTGAAGATAAATATCTGATTGCGACTTCCGAACAACCTATCTCAGCTATGCATatggatgagaatatccCTCCTCAAAATTTACCTTATAG ATACGCAGGTTACTCTACTTGTTTCAGGAAAGAAGCTGGTTCGCACGGTAAGGATACTTGGGGTATTTTCAGAGTGCATCAATTTGAGAAGGTCGAGCAG TTCATCATCTGTGAACCCGAAAACTCCCCTGCCGAACTCGATCGAATGGTAGAGACCTCTCGAGAATTTTACGAATCGCTTGAAATCCCTTACAGAGTAGTCAACATCGTTTCTGGTGCTTTGAACAACGCCGCTTCCATCAAATACGATTTGGAAGCTTGGTTCCCCTTCCAAGGTGAATACAAGGAGTTGGTCAGTTGTTCAAACTGTACAGATTATC AATCGAGATCATTGAATGTCCGATTGGGATTCAAAACTAAAGATACCAAAGTCGGTTTCGTACATATGTTGAACGGTACTTTATGTGCTACCGAAAGAGCTTTGTGTTGTATCGTTGAGAACTACCAGACtcctgag GGTCTTCGAATCCCCAAAGTACTTCAACCATATATGCAAGGAAGAGAGTTCTTACCTTATACCGCTGAGTTGCCAAAGGGAACTACCAGtcaaaagcagaagaagtaa
- a CDS encoding 3-deoxy-7-phosphoheptulonate synthase, translated as MSHGTPSPDRNRPLDDRKVTGYDPLIPPALLRHDLPVPTVANKTISSARRTAASIVQGTDPLSRLLVVVGPCSIHDVDQAKEYASRLRKGVQEGRWPGLEVVMRVYFEKPRTTVGWKGLINDPDINNSFAINKGLRIARQLLCDINEMGMPVGCELLDTISPQFIADLITWGAIGARTTESQLHRELASGASFPIGFKNGTDGSVGVAIDAMQSASHPHNFMGINSQGMASIVKTSGNGDCHVILRGGTHGPNYASEHVQKALSTMRTKNPDAFASIMVDCSHGNSSKNHLNQPKVAADLAGQIAAGEEGITGIMFESNLKGGKQSSDKPRDQLEYGVSITDACVDWEMTVDMLDNLNKASLARRAIVDAKHANGNGELPAVKKLKTEE; from the exons ATGTCCCACGGAACACCTTCTCCAGATAGAAACAGGCCATTAGATGACCGAAAAGTCACAGGT TACGACCCCTTGATTCCCCCTGCTTTACTCCGACACGACCTTCCCGTACCTACCGTAGCGAACAagaccatctcatcagccAGGAGAACAGCAGCCTCCATCGTACAAGGTACTGACCCCTTATCCCGATTGTTGGTCGTAGTTGGACCATGTAGTAtacatgatgttgatcaggCTAAAGAGTACGCTTCGAGGTTGAGAAAAGGTGTGCAGGAAGGTAGATGGCCTGGATTGGAGGTCGTCATGAGAGTCTACTT CGAGAAGCCAAGAACGACCGTAGGATGGAAGGGTCTCATCAACGATCCCGATATCAACAATTCCTTCGCCATCAACAAAGGTCTCAGGATTGCTAGACAGTTGTTATGCGATATCAATGAGATGGGTATGCCCGTAGGATGTGAATTGCTCGATAcaatcag TCCCCAATTCATTGCCGACTTGATAACCTGGGGAGCCATTGGTGCGCGAACCACCGAATCCCAATTACATCGAGAACTAGCATCCGGTGCATCTTTCCCCATAGGTTTCAAGAATGGTACGGATGGTTCAGTCGGAGTCGCCATCGACGCCATGCAATCCGCTTCTCACCCCCACAACTTCATGGGTATAAATTCACAAGGTATGGCTAGTATCGTCAAGACCAGTGGTAATGGGGATTGTCATGTGATCTTGAGGGGAGGTACCCATGGACCTAACTACGC CTCCGAACATGTTCAGAAAGCTCTCTCGACTATGAGAACCAAGAACCCTGACGCCTTCGCTTCCATCATGGTAGATTGTTCTCACGGTAACTCGTCGAAAAATCATTTGAATCAACCTAAGGTAGCTGCAGACCTCGCTGGACAGATCGCTGCTGGTGAGGAAGGTATTACCGGTATCAT GTTCGAAAGTAATTTGAAGGGAGGTAAACAAAGCTCTGATAAGCCTagagatcaattggaatACGGTGTATCAATCActgatg CCTGTGTCGATTGGGAAATGACAGTTGATATGCTCGATAATctcaacaag GCTTCACTTGCACGAAGAGCTATCGTGGACGCTAAGCACGCTAATGGGAATGGCGAGTTACCAGCTgtcaagaagttgaagaCCGAGGAGTAG
- a CDS encoding nucleolar GTP-binding protein 2, whose amino-acid sequence MAKGKNHDRKANPGFGKQKLKSGSAGGEFTIKKVKGENFYRDAKAASRVKMLNGGKAVRDKDGNIVQAAAFQKGEKEAEPGRVRPDRRWFGNTRVISQTALDHFRTALKEHKSDPYSVLLRRNKLPMGLLEDESKMGGKRPHIVETEPFSNTFGPKAQRKRPRLDIGSLEELGESSNAADLAAQGEASQLPSADLGDVYHPTTSTAREPIYQKGTSRRIWGELYKVLDSSDVVIHVLDARDPLGTRCKPVVEYLRKEKAHKHLVYVLNKVDLVPTWVTARWVKHLSLSAPTIAFHASINNSFGKGSLIQLLRQFSVLHSDKKQISIGFIGYPNVGKSSIINTLKKKKVCTVAPIPGETKVWQYITLMKRIYLIDCPGIVPVSAKDSDTDTVLKGVVRVENLATPAEHIPSLLERVRPEYIERTYGLEHREGGWHGESGAAILLSAIAKRSGKLLKGGEPDQESAAKMILNDWIRGKIPFFVPPPAKEQQQNSQGQETTVDAAQAQEDKETTEMLEEQERSLGKILGEKRVKGVEQPISKIPIMTKFLGDDNRRYRDDEDEDKKDVEMGENAEEDDDEDEEDEDKEEEEGGELAWDDIFPGNAGSSKFAGLSEEDDEAEEDEEDEDDEDDEEEDGEEDEDEEVAISFSAPSSKKAGKRKAVEVEDEDKPSAKKEKRMTTNKKKFENFYTHANVKNRNRERKVPKNPHKRHREGDEEPTGKKRPKSKKY is encoded by the exons ATGGCAAAGGGCAAGAACCACGATCGTAAAGCCAATCCAGGCTTCGGCAAACAGAAGCTCAAGTCTGGATCGGCTGGTGGGGAATTCACcatcaagaaggtgaaag GAGAAAACTTCTACCGGGATGCCAAAGCCGCTTCCCGAGTCAAGATGTTAAACGGTGGTAAAGCTGTCCGCGACAAAGATGGAAATATCGTCCAGGCTGCTGCTTTCCAGAAGGGCGAAAAGGAAGCTGAACCCGGAAGAGTTCGACCCGatagaagatggtttggaaaTACCAGGGTCATCTCACAGACAGCTTTAGACCATTTTAGGACCGCTTTGAAGGAACACAAATCTGATCCTTACTCTGTCTTATTGAGGAGGAACAAGTTGCCTATGGGATTGTTGGAGGATGAGTCGAAGATGGGTGGTAAA CGCCCTCACATTGTCGAGACTGAACCTTTCTCAAATACATTTGGACCTAAAGCCCAACGTAAACGACCTAGGTTGGATATTGGAAGTTTAGAAGAACTTGGTGAATCTTCAAATGCTGCTGATCTAGCTGCCCAAGGCGAAGCGTCCC AACTTCCCTCAGCCGATTTAGGAGATGTATACCaccccaccacctcaacagcaaGAGAACCAATCTACCAGAAAGGTACTTCCCGACGTATTTGGGGTGAACTGTACAAAGTGCTCGATTCTTCAGATGTGGTTATTCACGTCCTCGATGCTAGGGATCCCCTCGGAACGAGATGTAAACCCGTAGTGGAGTATTTGCGTAAAGAAAAGGCTCACAAACACCTGGTATATGTGCTCAACAAGGTAGATCTGGTACCTACCTGGGTCACC GCTCGATGGGTCAAGCATCTCTCTTTATCGGCTCCCACGATCGCCTTCCACGCCTCTATCAACAACTCATTCGGTAAAGGTTCcctcattcaacttcttcgtCAATTTTCTGTTCTCCACTCTGACAAGAAGCAGATCTCTATCGGATTCATCGGATACCCTAACGTCGGTAAATCCAGTATCATTAACACTCtcaaaaagaagaaggtctgTACCGTTGCCCCTATCCCAGGTGAAACCAAGGTTTGGCAATATATCACTCTGATGAAACGGATCTACCTCATCGATTGTCCAGGTATCGTACCTGTTTCAGCTAAAGATTCAGATACCGATACTGTCCTCAAGGGTGTTGTGAGGGTGGAAAACCTCGCTACTCCCGCTGAACATATACCGTCTCTTCTGGAAAGAGTTCGACCGGAATATATAGAGAGGACATATGGGTTAGAACATAGGGAAGGTGGATGGCACGGTGAATCCGGTGCTGCGATCTTATTATCTGCTATTGCGAAACGATCAGGTAaattgttgaaaggtggtgaacCCGATCAAGAATCTGCTgcgaagatgatcttgaacgATTGGATAAGAGGTAAAATACCCTTCTTCGTACCTCCGCCTGCCaaagaacaacaacaaaacTCACAAGGTCAAGAGACAACTGTGGATgcagctcaagctcaagaagataaagagacGACtgagatgttggaagaacaagagagatCTTTGGGTAAGATCCTAGGTGAAAAGAGAGTGAAAGGTGTGGAACAGCCAATAAGCAAGATACCGATCATGACCAAGTTCTTGGGTGACGATAACAGACGAtatagagatgatgaggatgaagataagaaagatgTGGAAATGGGTGAAAatgctgaagaggatgacgatgaggatgaagaggatgaagataaagaggaggaggagggcGGTGAATTGGCTTGGGATGATATCTTCCCTGGTAATGCTGGATCATCCAAGTTTGCTGGTCTCTcggaagaggacgacgaagctgaagaggatgaagaggatgaggacgatgaggatgatgaggaagaagatggagaggaagacgaagatgaggaagtagcTATCTCATTCTCTGCTCCATCAAGCAAGAAAGCAGGTAAACGAAAAG CTgtggaggttgaagatgaagacaaaCCATCCGCCAAGAAGGAAAAGCGAATGACGACGAATAAGAAGAAATTTGAGAACTTCTATACGCATGCAAATGTGAAGAACAGGAAtagggagaggaaggtacCTAAGAACCCTCATAAGAGGCATAGAGAGGGGGATGAAGAACCGACCGGAAAGAAACGACCTAAGAGCAAGAAGTATTAG
- a CDS encoding transcription and mRNA export factor SUS1 produces MVSTTEKPDEATLNAIRQRLMETGDWDRIQKLLRNQLEENGWVDDLKDLAKERARAQETPNLENLIKEISETARGMISENTKRDVAQEIEAVLDREVDHA; encoded by the exons ATGGTATCAACGACGGAAAAGCCGGATGAAGCTACGTTGAATGCAATCAGGCAGAGGCTGATGGAAACGGGAGATTGGGATCG AATACAGAAATTATTGAGAAACCAATTAGAAGAAAACGGCTGGGTGGACGATCTCAAAGATTTAGCTAAAG AACGAGCTCGAGCACAGGAAACGCCGAATCTAGAAAACCTCATCAAGGAGATAAGCGAGACtgctcgag GTATGATCAGTGAGAATACGAAAAGGGATGTCGCTCAGGAGATCGAGGCTGTCTTAGATAGAGAAGTAGATCATGCTTAG
- a CDS encoding cysteine desulfurase IscS — translation MNPIRPLLRTSKLRSISSTSTSSIVNRISRRTLVTPTEPVRASVSNVTPEHVREDPGELDGGDVVANSTEGGKEMFGFKLNPVETKTGGNAKSTGRPIYLDMQATTPMDPRVLDKMLPLFTEQYGNPHSRTHAYGWEAEAAVDEARQHVASLVGAQEKDIVFTSGATESNNMLIKGIAKFHQGKRKHIITTQTEHKCVLDSCRYLSTQGFEVTYLPVLPNGLISLNDLKAALRPDTSLVSIMAVNNEIGVIQPLKQISDTLKEYAKENKTQRALFHTDAAQAVGKIEIDVEAMGIDAMSISGHKIYGPKGVGAAYVRRRPRVRLEPLIHGGGQERGLRSGTVPAPLVVGLGEACRIAKNEMKLDHARVKELSDRLINGITSQVDHIVRNGDASGYPGCVNLSFAYVEGESLLMALKDIALSSGSACTSASLEPSYVLRALGAAEDMAHSSLRFGIGRFTTEAEIDLVIARIVSVVNRLRDMSPLWEMVQEGIDISKIEWSQ, via the exons ATGAATCCTATACGACCTTTATTGCGCACATCGAAGCTCCGATCTatatcatccacctccacttcgTCCATCGTCAATCGGATCTCAAGGAGGACACTCGTGACCCCCACCGAACCAGTCCGAGCTAGCGTTTCGAATGTCACTCCCGAGCATGTAAGGGAGGATCCAGGAGAATTGGACGGTGGGGACGTCGTGGCAAATAGCACTGagggtggtaaag AGATGTTCGGATTCAAGCTCAATCCCGTAGAGACCAAGACAGGAGGAAATGCCAAATCTACTGGACGACCTATATATTTGGATATGCAAGCTACCACCCCGATGGATCCTAGGGTGTTAGACAAGATGTTACCACTTTTCACTGAACAGTACGGTAATCCCCATTCGAGGACACATGCTTACGGGTGGGAAGCCGAGGCTGCGGTAGATGAAGCTAGACAACATGTTGCTAGTCTAGTAGGGGCTCAGGAGAAGGATATCGTCTTCACATCAGGTGCGACGGAGAGTAATAACATGTTGATCAAGGGTATTGCCAAATTCCatcaagggaagagaaagcaTATCATCACTACACAAACT GAACATAAATGTGTACTCGATTCATGTCGATACCTCTCAACTCAAGGATTCGAAGTTACCTATCTTCCAGTCTTACCCAACGGTCTAATCTCCTTGAACGACCTGAAAGCGGCTCTCCGACCTGACACGTCCCTCGTTTCGATTATGGCAGTTAACAACGAGATCGGAGTCATCCAACCTTTAAAGCAAATTTCAGATACACTCAAAGAGTATGCCAAGGAAAACAAAACTCAAAGGGCATTATTCCACACCGATGCCGCTCAGGCAGTGGGGAAGATTGAAATTGACGTAGAGGCTATGGGAATTGATGCGATGTCTATATCGGGACATAAGATATATGGACCCAAAGGTGTCGGTGCGGCTTACGTACGACGAAGACCAAGAGTAAGGTTAGAACCTCTCATCCATGGTGGTGGACAAGAACGAGGTTTAAGATCCGGTACGGTCCCTGCTCCGTTGGTCGTTGGATTAGGAGAAGCTTGTAGAATTGccaagaatgagatgaagttgGATCACGCCAGGGTCAAGGAGTTGTCggataggttgatcaatGGTATCACCTCTCAGGTGGATCATATAGTACGGAATGGTGATGCGAGTGGATACCCTGGTTGTGTCAATCTGTCGTTCGCTTATGTCGAAGGAGAGTCGCTCTTGATGGCTTTGAAG GATATCGCCCTCTCATCCGGTTCAGCCTGTACTTCGGCCTCTCTCGAACCATCCTATGTTCTCCGAGCCTTGGGTGCAGCAGAGGATATGGCTCACTCGTCTCTTCGATTCGGTATCGGACGATTCACCActgaagctgagatcgaCTTGGTGATCGCCAGGATCGTCAGTGTGGTGAATAGGCTCAGAGATATGAGTCCATTATGGGAGATGGTACAGGAAGGTATAGATATTAGTAAGATCGAGTGGTCTCAGTGA